taataataatctaatttaatttaaaattcaaatattattaatatgttaataattattaaaatataatttatataataataataattatattaaaaaattaaaatataataatagtaaaaataaaaaataaaataataattattaatttaatttactatattaaaaatatattaaattatNNNNNNNNNNNNNNNNNNNNNNNNNNNNNNNNNNNatattgtttttaaaattttgtttttatttaaatttaataattatttaatttaatttaatattttaatataatttattatatttttaatataataaatttaattgattattattattttattttttatttttagtattattatttttattttaattattctattttaattttttaatataattattattataatataaattatattttaataattattaacataaaattatattaaataataattgaattttaaaattaaattattattaaagtgtTGTAGAATGCttttaataagagaaaaaaaaagtgaaaagaatgTAAGATAAGATGTCAGAAGGTCAAAAATGGAATTTTTAGAGGTGCAAGATGAAGTaatggaggtgtaggatgaaccACTCTATATATAAACCTAATGTAAGGGCGAAGTGGTTGTTTGGTGAAAGCCCATAAAGATTGGGCTTATGTTTGTTGCACCGACTACGATTAAAAAGAGCCTATTGCTTCCTGCACCTCACAGAAATAGGAAAACACTTAAGATATTTTCTTATCACTGAACCATATTACCGTTTTCACGGTTGCTACCTTTGTCGCCTTTTCATAATCACCGCTGCCTTATAGAAAGAAGAAGGGGAAAATgctaaagagaaagaagaaataaaaaaatgcgAAAAGAAAATCTAGTCTTGAAAAACTTTTTCTAGAACTCTTTTGATGTGTTGGAGAAAGTctatttcaaaacatatttttatgttagaaatgttttgaaaaactcaTTCTAAAAAGCATTATATACGTTCCAAAATGTTTATTCAGAAAATTCCAGAAATTTTATTTCGAGAGCAAATTTGtttcaaaagttttatttcGTAAATTCTGAAAAACTTGTTACCCAAAAACATGTAATAAGAAAATCACTTTTACTTGAAAATTTGGGGATACACAGAAATTATGAGGGTACAGGAAGTAAAAGCTTCAAGGAGAATGGCTCTTGGGCTCAAATAAACAGACAACTGAGTTGGTCGGTCGGATCAAAGATCTCTCTCTAAACAAATCCTTGATCCGACCAACCCAGTTTTTCGTGGTTGCATAACATCGCAAATCCTATATATAATTCCTCTATATGCATTAATTATCTATATAGAAAAtctagtttaatttattttttcaatcaaacaaatttttGCTCTATATgtcattatttttctattttaaaaaatctaatttacCTTCTCCTTTCCTCTTAAAAGAAGTATaagaaaaatcttatatttttagtacATGGTACGTAGAACAGTACGTACAAGTCTATGGTAGATTTTGTTGCAACTTGCACTTTACAAGCTGTTAGTATTATTAGTATTTGTACTAAAGCGAATTCCAAGGATTGGTGCATGAAGAAAATGGCTAATTAGcacaaaaaattgttattttttgcCATGAGTGGCAATCTTTGGCGCATAATCAGCTGATACTGTCACTTACAATATTCTCTGGAATTATCCATTCTCTGTTTACTGTCATGGGGAGAACAGAAAAACCAACGTCATCACTTCAAATTCAAATCTAGCAAACAAGTGATGATGCTGAAGTGATTAGTAGGAGTATTGTACGTAGGTTGACAGAATAATCATTCCTCGTAGCTGCACAAAGCAAACGACTGACATATTCTCTTGTATAAAATCATATGTGAAAACTGTTACATAGAATATGATTTCTGTACATGATTTGCATAACTTTACTCCTTTAATACTTGAAGAATACATAGACAGAGATGAACACAAAATTGAGGGTCATGAACAGAGTTTTGGGAGGTACATAGCATTGCTCATAATATGAGTCCCTGACCTCTTTAGTTGGGACCCGTTCTGCATTCCTTCTGAATCTCCTCTAAGCTCTTCCCCATCATAGCTTCTCTTTTCAACATCCTCGCTCACCTCTATGTTCTTGAAGCTTTTACGAAATACGGATTCAAAGAAGTTTTTCAAGTGATCATTTTCCTGGAGCAAGCTTTTCATCCTGTTTTGTTTAGTAACGTAAGCTCTGGGTTTTGCCTCTGAAGGAAACACCAAATTTCTAGTAAGATTTCTCAGAAGTTCGGCTGACAGCTTCTCGTGGTTCAGTGTACCACAGATACTTATCTTCTCTTTGTCACTTAATCCTGCATGGACCTATGAATCTATATCAATGACTGGAAGACATTTCATATAACACTacacattgataaaaaaaacaaaagtggtACACTATATCAATTGGAAGCCGCAAGCTTTCTAAAGTGAAAAGTTGCATTCAAGTATCAGTCTTGCAATCATAGAACAATGCAAAGTGCTAGTTTACCTTGAGATACATGTCCATGGCTAGGTATAATTGATCATGAGATTCCCTTGCAGTATCTGGGAGCATGGTAATCAATGCTTCAAACTCAAAAGGTTTGAGACGGGGATCTGGAGCAACTTCCACAAGGAACAAATCCATCATTTTCGCAACTTTCTTcagtctatttgaatttaccTCAGAACTGTGTCCAAAGAAAAATATGTGTACTAGTCTAAGGACAAAACCAACATCATATGCTTGACCCCTCCCACGTGGAGATGGAAGAAGTAGATAATCAATTGTCGTTTGATCCAGAAGAGGACCTATAAGACTTTCTATCTTGTCTATGAAACTTGTGCTCATTTTCAAACCTACAGCCATTCGATTTAGATTGAACAAATCCTTGCAAGAAATTGATCTCAAATCTAGCAGCAAAAGAAGATCGATAACAACCTCGGTAGTCTCAATCTTCTCATCCTGTACAGCACCAAGACAAGTTGAGTTGTGATAGTAGAACAGGAATCTAGAGACCACACCATGATCAAAATCATAAGATAGCATTGTCCTTGTGACCTTGTCCAACAAATCAATCTTTAAGAACAGAAGATGTTCAAACCACCATGTGGCCCCAGAGCAGTTATTTCTGAGGCTGTTATTGCTGCTTGTATCACAAGAAAACTGGAAGCTGGATCTGTTGGAGGAACATGTATTTGGACTGGTAATGCCTGGTGATGCCAACCTCTCTATCAAGTGATCCATAATTCTGTCCAGAATGGCCAAATAacctttgaaagaaaataagtcTTGACACTGTTTCAATGCTTCAACGAGCTCAGACCAAGTCCAGAAACGAATTCCTTCGAGAAACTTTTCAATGTGGGGTTTCAAATTGGGTGTTTCAGGACCATCATCACATTCCAGCTCCATGAAATGAGCAGCAGAACACAGCAGGGACATGTTTGATGGAGATGGAGTTACCTCCATACTGCTATAGTGTAGCAAAGTCGTGCTATTAGCTAAAAAGCATGTGTACCCATGGAAAGTCGCAAAATATAACTTTCACTCCCACATTTATGACCAAGAGTAACCAAAAAAGTTGCTAAATTCACGGGAGAAAGGTGAAAGAATATTCTGCAAAGCAGAAGCAGAAGTATTGAAaactatttgatttatttacCAAAGAAAGTAAAACAGTGTGCAGTGtatgaacaaaataaacaaaataacattttttcagAGAACATATGTATGTTCTGCTATATTAGATAGTGTATAAGGAGAAAAAGATACCTCATAATTATAACAAGGAACAATGATactttaaaatctatttttaaaatactgatactttttctttatttttcacttcGTGTGACATTCTGTCACTCGTAACAGGAAAGAGCAAATATACCCACAGAAGAATACATGTGATGATGATAGAAGAAAGGCTGAAGCAgaagatattttaagaaaatatatgatgGGGGTGATGTTTGTAAGAAAGGAAAGACATAGGTGATGATGCAGTTCGTGCAGAGCATGATGACAGGAAGGGTGAAGCAAGCAGGTCCACATGCCTGCCACACTTTAAGCTGTAATTAAATGTTAAGTATCTATTTCTCATGGTGTTGGGAGTAAAGACCATGCGCATGCTAGTTAGTCACCAACCGTttcaaaatatagaataaaataaagagtttCTTTCACCATGCTGATTATGAAAGCTTTATCTCCATTATGGTATTCAATTCAAGATCACACTCCATTGTTGCAGCATTAATGAGTATGCATGCCAAAGATGCATTTAAGGATTAGGAAGTTTGGGTGGCGTGTCTGTAAATGACAAAACACCAATCAGAATAGGGAAGTTCGTGGAACAAAAAGAATCATTagtaacaaaaaaagaaaacagagacGAATTATGTGAACAGAAAAGGTTAAAAGGTTGTTTTTTCTGATCATAGTCAACAAAGGAAGCGAGCATGTTGGTGTTTTCTGCAAAagtaaataaaggaaaatattgGTAACATTAGGCAAAGAAGACGAAAATAATAGAAGTCAACACAAAAGATAGGGTAaagaaatgattaattaatttgttaaaactaaaaaaatagtgCAAACAacgtaataattaaaataatattgagaGAAATTTGTGACATTAAAATTGAATCTGCTATACTTGGCACCACTTTTCATACTAAACTTCTATTGTTATCTAAATTCAATTTCTATGAATAGTTAAAGGAAAGAATTTTCACAAGTTGTGTTTGGCCACCGAATAAAAAATGGAGACATGTTTGGAAGCAATTCTAGAAAGACAGAACACAGAGACAAAGAACATATAATAAAGTGAGCCAGAATTCAAAGTGAACTTTCCTTTTTCCGTTACTCATGCCACCAATTTTTGGGGTTGTAACTTCCTTTGACCAACTAATTCACAAATCTATTGACCTGGTTCActgtttttaaatttcatcataaataataataataataataatataataacctAACTCTGGGGTATCATCATTTTCAACATCATTATTAGTACTAGGACGTGAATACCAACTCACGCCATTGATACGGATTACttgctattaattttttttattctcaatcAAATCAATCCATGCATGATTTGTCATACCATACAAATACAAGGAGTAGTACTCTGCATcttgatttaaaatatgaatcGAAAGAcgaatttattctattttatgaCATGTTAGGTCATCTTCAATCTATTCATCATTTCAAATTCTCAAATCACTCGTTTTTACTAGTTAAAAAGAACTACGAAGAAAGCAACGAACTCCATCAGCACACGGGTAATCATGTGCATGCCTCATGTTTTTAGGATCAGAATAATATACCAAAACATAGATTTCAGAAATACCATGTGATGCCTTTGACAACGTCAATGGGCTTCCTTTATTAGAAAATTACTTAGTTCTTCACATTTTAGATTAAGCTTAGAGTAAAAATgataaacctttttaaaaatttgaatgttgaaaacaaaataggaaaaaaaaagagagttgttTTGAATACAACAAGAATTATGTTTGAGTGGGGGAGAATTGAATCTTAGAAAAGAGATGATAGTTAATATCCCTTTATAATACTTTCCTGATAGAGTAGGAGTGGTGACCAAAAATCAAGAACCGCTCTACATAGTACAATATATAAcaatttgtaatgtttttttttttttatttatctattttattctCAAGCTTCTTTTTTTGTGGTCTAAAGCAAAAAGGTTCATACAGATAATTGAGTGtaatttgttttgttggaaCATAAGAGCGTGGGCAGGAGTGATGATGATGGGAGTGTTGTGATGtgtttaatttgataaataGGTGGCTAAATTATTCTCACTCATTTCCACAACAACATCACTTCCTATTTAATGATCCATCCATCACTTTCCTGTTAATCACACCACCCACCGCTCTTGTCGGCCTACACTCACTACTAAATACAACCCTAGTTTttacttattcttttttatatttttttatttttaccataaATAGATTTCAATTGcacactaaagaaaaatcattattttaaaaacatggaACCAGGTTTCCATCACGATATCATAACAGTCTGTAATGTGTTACTTTGAAAGTGTTTACCTGAGGATGCACCTCACCAGTGTAGTTCTTAACTTCCACTCTACCACCATATACAATaacattttatcaaatttaatacctcattaaaaatgtaattatataatatatgtatttaatgaATAGTG
Above is a genomic segment from Vigna radiata var. radiata cultivar VC1973A chromosome 10, Vradiata_ver6, whole genome shotgun sequence containing:
- the LOC106775584 gene encoding BTB/POZ domain-containing protein At3g22104 isoform X2, encoding MEVTPSPSNMSLLCSAAHFMELECDDGPETPNLKPHIEKFLEGIRFWTWSELVEALKQCQDLFSFKGYLAILDRIMDHLIERLASPGITSPNTCSSNRSSFQFSCDTSSNNSLRNNCSGATWWFEHLLFLKIDLLDKVTRTMLSYDFDHGVVSRFLFYYHNSTCLGAVQDEKIETTEVVIDLLLLLDLRSISCKDLFNLNRMAVGLKMSTSFIDKIESLIGPLLDQTTIDYLLLPSPRGRGQAYDVGFVLRLVHIFFFGHSSEVNSNRLKKVAKMMDLFLVEVAPDPRLKPFEFEALITMLPDTARESHDQLYLAMDMYLKRQNPELTLLNKTG
- the LOC106775584 gene encoding BTB/POZ domain-containing protein At3g22104 isoform X1; this encodes MEVTPSPSNMSLLCSAAHFMELECDDGPETPNLKPHIEKFLEGIRFWTWSELVEALKQCQDLFSFKGYLAILDRIMDHLIERLASPGITSPNTCSSNRSSFQFSCDTSSNNSLRNNCSGATWWFEHLLFLKIDLLDKVTRTMLSYDFDHGVVSRFLFYYHNSTCLGAVQDEKIETTEVVIDLLLLLDLRSISCKDLFNLNRMAVGLKMSTSFIDKIESLIGPLLDQTTIDYLLLPSPRGRGQAYDVGFVLRLVHIFFFGHSSEVNSNRLKKVAKMMDLFLVEVAPDPRLKPFEFEALITMLPDTARESHDQLYLAMDMYLKVHAGLSDKEKISICGTLNHEKLSAELLRNLTRNLVFPSEAKPRAYVTKQNRMKSLLQENDHLKNFFESVFRKSFKNIEVSEDVEKRSYDGEELRGDSEGMQNGSQLKRSGTHIMSNAMYLPKLCS